A section of the Scleropages formosus chromosome 12, fSclFor1.1, whole genome shotgun sequence genome encodes:
- the LOC108928179 gene encoding gap junction gamma-1 protein-like isoform X2: protein MSWSFLTRLLDELANHSTFVGKIWLTMLIIFRIVLTVVGGESIYHDEQSKFMCNTAQPGCENVCYDEFAPLSHVRFWIFQVIMITTPTIMYVGFAMHKIARLESGEYRRQERCRAPLIRRAYRNYEEVDDECEDDPVIDEEMEPDEKEKEKEEEEQQKTTTKAATKRHDGRRRIKRDGLMKVYVLQLVARLLFEVGFLIGQYRLYGFEVAPSYVCSRSPCLYTVDCFVSRPTEKTIFLLIMYSVSGLCLLLTVLEILHLGISGARDTFCNGAARRPPQARPRPRPPLPRQAASAPLGYYVAPRKGPGGKLLLGDFKESPLHSGRESLLDEASSRDLERLRRHLRLAEQHPDPAHRRDGSSPERNVSAAEQNRLNLAQEKQRAPTDKGAQP from the exons ATGAGCTGGAGCTTCCTGACGCGGCTGCTGGACGAGCTCGCCAACCACTCCACCTTCGTGGGGAAGATCTGGCTGACGATGCTCATCATCTTCCGCATCGTGCTCACGGTCGTGGGCGGCGAGTCCATCTACCACGACGAACAGAGCAAGTTCATGTGCAACACGGCGCAGCCCGGCTGCGAGAACGTCTGCTATGATGAGTTTGCGCCGCTCTCCCACGTCCGCTTCTGGATCTTCCAGGTGATCATGATCACGACGCCCACCATCATGTACGTGGGCTTCGCCATGCACAAGATTGCCCGCTTGGAGAGCGGCGAGTACCGGCGGCAGGAGCGCTGCCGGGCGCCGCTCATCCGAAGGGCTTATCGCAACTACGAAGAGGTGGATGACGAGTGTGAGGACGACCCCGTGATCGACGAGGAGATGGAGCCCGacgagaaggagaaggagaaagaggaggaggagcagcagaagaCGACGACGAAGGCGGCGACCAAGAGGCACGACGGGCGCCGGCGCATCAAGCGCGACGGCCTCATGAAGGTGTACGTGCTGCAGCTGGTAGCGCGCCTGCTCTTCGAGGTGGGCTTCCTCATCGGCCAGTACCGGCTGTACGGCTTTGAGGTGGCGCCGTCGTACGTGTGCTCGCGCAGCCCCTGCCTCTACACCGTGGACTGCTTCGTGTCGCGGCCCACCGAGAAAACCATCTTCCTGCTCATCATGTACAGTGTCAGCGGTCTCTGCCTGCTGCTCACCGTCCTCGAGATCCTGCACCTGGGCATCAGCGGCGCCCGGGACACCTTCTGCAACGGCGCCGCCCGGCGCCCCCCGCAGGCACGTCCTCGTCCCCGGCCCCCGCTCCCCCGTCAGGCGGCCTCGGCCCCTCTGGGGTACTACGTGGCTCCGAGGAAGGGCCCCGGCGGGAAGCTGCTGCTCGGCGACTTCAAGGAGAGCCCGCTGCACTCCGGGCGCGAGTCGCTGCTGGACGAGGCGTCTTCCCGGGACCTCGAGCGTCTGCGCAGACACCTGCGGCTGGCGGAGCAGCACCCGGACCCGGCGCACCGGCGGGACGGGAGCAGCCCGGAGCGCAACGTCTCCGCTGCCGAGCAGAACCGCCTCAACCTCGCTCAGGAGAAGCAGCGCGCGCCCACCGACAAAG GCGCCCAGCCCTGA
- the LOC108928179 gene encoding gap junction gamma-1 protein-like isoform X1, with product MSWSFLTRLLDELANHSTFVGKIWLTMLIIFRIVLTVVGGESIYHDEQSKFMCNTAQPGCENVCYDEFAPLSHVRFWIFQVIMITTPTIMYVGFAMHKIARLESGEYRRQERCRAPLIRRAYRNYEEVDDECEDDPVIDEEMEPDEKEKEKEEEEQQKTTTKAATKRHDGRRRIKRDGLMKVYVLQLVARLLFEVGFLIGQYRLYGFEVAPSYVCSRSPCLYTVDCFVSRPTEKTIFLLIMYSVSGLCLLLTVLEILHLGISGARDTFCNGAARRPPQARPRPRPPLPRQAASAPLGYYVAPRKGPGGKLLLGDFKESPLHSGRESLLDEASSRDLERLRRHLRLAEQHPDPAHRRDGSSPERNVSAAEQNRLNLAQEKQRAPTDKGQSASDLTSHLPGR from the coding sequence ATGAGCTGGAGCTTCCTGACGCGGCTGCTGGACGAGCTCGCCAACCACTCCACCTTCGTGGGGAAGATCTGGCTGACGATGCTCATCATCTTCCGCATCGTGCTCACGGTCGTGGGCGGCGAGTCCATCTACCACGACGAACAGAGCAAGTTCATGTGCAACACGGCGCAGCCCGGCTGCGAGAACGTCTGCTATGATGAGTTTGCGCCGCTCTCCCACGTCCGCTTCTGGATCTTCCAGGTGATCATGATCACGACGCCCACCATCATGTACGTGGGCTTCGCCATGCACAAGATTGCCCGCTTGGAGAGCGGCGAGTACCGGCGGCAGGAGCGCTGCCGGGCGCCGCTCATCCGAAGGGCTTATCGCAACTACGAAGAGGTGGATGACGAGTGTGAGGACGACCCCGTGATCGACGAGGAGATGGAGCCCGacgagaaggagaaggagaaagaggaggaggagcagcagaagaCGACGACGAAGGCGGCGACCAAGAGGCACGACGGGCGCCGGCGCATCAAGCGCGACGGCCTCATGAAGGTGTACGTGCTGCAGCTGGTAGCGCGCCTGCTCTTCGAGGTGGGCTTCCTCATCGGCCAGTACCGGCTGTACGGCTTTGAGGTGGCGCCGTCGTACGTGTGCTCGCGCAGCCCCTGCCTCTACACCGTGGACTGCTTCGTGTCGCGGCCCACCGAGAAAACCATCTTCCTGCTCATCATGTACAGTGTCAGCGGTCTCTGCCTGCTGCTCACCGTCCTCGAGATCCTGCACCTGGGCATCAGCGGCGCCCGGGACACCTTCTGCAACGGCGCCGCCCGGCGCCCCCCGCAGGCACGTCCTCGTCCCCGGCCCCCGCTCCCCCGTCAGGCGGCCTCGGCCCCTCTGGGGTACTACGTGGCTCCGAGGAAGGGCCCCGGCGGGAAGCTGCTGCTCGGCGACTTCAAGGAGAGCCCGCTGCACTCCGGGCGCGAGTCGCTGCTGGACGAGGCGTCTTCCCGGGACCTCGAGCGTCTGCGCAGACACCTGCGGCTGGCGGAGCAGCACCCGGACCCGGCGCACCGGCGGGACGGGAGCAGCCCGGAGCGCAACGTCTCCGCTGCCGAGCAGAACCGCCTCAACCTCGCTCAGGAGAAGCAGCGCGCGCCCACCGACAAAGGTCAAAGCGCGTCCGATTTGACGTCGCATTTACCCGGAAGATGA